A single Antechinus flavipes isolate AdamAnt ecotype Samford, QLD, Australia chromosome 5, AdamAnt_v2, whole genome shotgun sequence DNA region contains:
- the DGKA gene encoding diacylglycerol kinase alpha isoform X1, with amino-acid sequence MLKNGGPLSPKDFAQLQEYMEYSTKKVSDVLALFNEDGELAQYLQGDSIGYEGFQLFLKAYLEVNNVPPQLSQALFGSFQTIESQKQGDEQEVALICLSDVSCYFSLLEGGRPEDKLEFTFKLYDTDRNGLLDSSEVDRIITQMMRVARYLDWDVTELRPILQEMMKEIDYDGSGTVSLAEWVRGGSTTVPLLVLLGLEVSLKDDGQHMWRLKQFSRPAYCNVCETMLLGITKRGLSCTFCKFTVHERCAKKASPCEVSTYAKSKKDTGAQTHVWVRGGCDSGRCDCCQKKIRNFQSLTGLHCVWCHFQIHEDCLSTMSPECDCGMLRDHILPPSAIYPCILDRQNLSSRNVDELQHLVPDGQALRIIPVPNTHPLLVFVNPKSGGKQGERVLRKFQYLLNPRQVYNLAKGGPEPGLKFFKDLPDFRVLVCGGDGTVGWILDAIDKASFSNPPPVAVLPLGTGNDLARCLRWGGGYDGENLSKILKDLELSETVYMDRWSVEVIPLDPQEKSDPVPYNIINNYFSIGVDASIAHRFHIMREKHPEKFNSRMKNKLWYLEFATSESIFSTCKKLEESVSVEICGTPLTLSDLSLEGIAVLNIPSMHGGSNLWGDKKRPSKDAQGLDFASVPPEAITNPEALKTCVQDLSDKRLEVVGLEGAIEMGQIYTRLKNAGHRIAKCSQITFRTKKALPMQIDGEPWMQAPCTIQITHKNQMPMLMGPPPRSSNFFNLWS; translated from the exons ATGTTGAAAAACGGGGGCCCCTTAAGCCCCAAGGACTTTGCTCAATTACAGGAATATATGGAAT ATTCAACCAAGAAAGTCAGTGATGTCCTAGCTCTGTTCAATGAAGATGGAGAATTGGCTCAGTATCTCCAGGGAGAT TCCATAGGATATGAAGGGTTTCAGCTCTTCCTGAAAGCCTACCTGGAGGTGAATAATGTTCCTCCACAACTGAGCCAAGCACTTTTTGGGTCCTTCCAGACTATAGAGTCTCAAAAACAAGGTGATGAACAAG AAGTAGCCTTGATCTGTCTCAGTGATGTCTCCTGCTATTTCTCCTTACTGGAAGGTGGACGGCCTGAAGACAAGCTAGAAT TTACCTTCAAGCTATATGATACAGACAGAAATGGACTTTTGGACAGCTCG GAAGTGGACAGAATTATCACCCAAATGATGCGTGTGGCAAGATATCTGGACTGGGATGTAACTGAGCTGAGACCA ATTTTGCAGGAGATGATGAAAGAGATTGACTATGATGGCAGTGGTACAGTCTCTCTGGCTGAGTGGGTACGAGGTGGATCTACCACTGTGCCTCTGCTGGTGCTGTTGGGACTAGAGGTG AGCTTGAAGGATGATGGGCAGCACATGTGGCGACTGAAGCAATTTTCCCGTCCAGCTTATTGTAATGTATGTGAGACAATGCTGCTCGGGATAACCAAGCGGGGACTCTCTTGTACCT ttTGTAAATTCACAGTACATGAGCGCTGTGCCAAGAAGGCTTCTCCCTGTGAAGTCAGCACCTATGCCAAGTCCAAGAAAGACACTGGT GCCCAGACCCATGTGTGGGTTCGTGGAGGCTGTGACTCTGGACGCTGTGACTGTTGCCAAAAGAAGATAAGGAATTTCCAAAGCCTGACAGGACTGCATTGTGTGTGGTGCCATTTCCAG ATCCATGAGGATTGTCTCTCTACCATGAGCCCTGAATGTGACTGTGGGATGCTCCGTGACCACATCCTGCCTCCCTCAGCCATCTATCCTTGTATCCTG GACCGCCAGAACTTGAGCTCCAGGAATGTGGATGAATTACAACATTTGGTCCCTGATGGGCAGGCCCTGCGG ATTATTCCAGTCCCCAACACCCACCCACTCCTCGTCTTTGTAAACCCCAAAAGTGGTGGGAAGCAGGGGGAAAG GGTCCTTCGAAAGTTCCAGTACCTGCTGAATCCACGACAGGTTTACAACCTTGCAAAGGGGGGTCCCGAACCAGG GCTCAAGTTCTTCAAGGACCTCCCAGATTTCCGGGTATTGGTATGTGGAGGAGACGGCACAGTAGGCTGGATCCTAGATGCCATTG ACAAGGCCAGCTTCTCTAACCCACCACCAGTAGCTGTGCTTCCCCTAGGCACAGGGAACGACCTAGCTCGATGCCTAAGATGGGGAGGAG GTTATGATGGGGAGAACTTATCGAAGATACTCAAGGACTTAGAGTTAAGTGAAACAGTATATATGGATCGATGGTCTGTGGAGGTGATTCCTCTGGACCCCCAAGAAAAGAGTGATCCAGTTCCCTACAACATCATCAACAATTACTTCTCCATTGGTGTG GATGCCTCTATTGCTCACCGATTTCATATCATGAGGGAGAAACATCCTGAGAAGTTCAACAGCAG GATGAAGAACAAGCTGTGGTACTTGGAGTTCGCCACATCTGAGTCCATCTTCTCCACATGCAAAAAGCTGGAAGAGTCTGTTTCAGTGGAG ATCTGTGGGACACCTTTGACACTGAGTGACCTATCCTTGGAGGGCATTGCAGTCCTAAATATTCCCAGCATGCATGGAGGCTCCAACCTCTGGGGAGACAAAAAGCGACCCTCCAAAGATGCTCAGGGTTTAGATTTTGCTTCTGTGCCTCCTGAAGCAATCACCAACCCTGAAGCCCTGAAAACCTGTGTACAAG ATCTGAGTGACAAACGACTGGAGGTGGTAGGACTAGAAGGAGCAATTGAAATGGGTCAGATATATACCAGGCTGAAGAATGCCGGACACCGGATTGCTAAATGCTCCCAAATTACTTTTCG GACTAAAAAAGCCCTACCCATGCAGATCGACGGGGAACCCTGGATGCAGGCACCATGTACT ATCCAGATCACGCACAAGAATCAAATGCCTATGCTTATGGGCCCCCCACCACGCTCCTCCAACTTCTTCAACCTTTGGTCCTGA
- the DGKA gene encoding diacylglycerol kinase alpha isoform X2 → MLKNGGPLSPKDFAQLQEYMEYSTKKVSDVLALFNEDGELAQYLQGDSIGYEGFQLFLKAYLEVNNVPPQLSQALFGSFQTIESQKQGDEQEVALICLSDVSCYFSLLEGGRPEDKLEFTFKLYDTDRNGLLDSSEVDRIITQMMRVARYLDWDVTELRPILQEMMKEIDYDGSGTVSLAEWVRGGSTTVPLLVLLGLEVSLKDDGQHMWRLKQFSRPAYCNVCETMLLGITKRGLSCTFCKFTVHERCAKKASPCEVSTYAKSKKDTGAQTHVWVRGGCDSGRCDCCQKKIRNFQSLTGLHCVWCHFQIHEDCLSTMSPECDCGMLRDHILPPSAIYPCILDRQNLSSRNVDELQHLVPDGQALRIIPVPNTHPLLVFVNPKSGGKQGERVLRKFQYLLNPRQVYNLAKGGPEPGLKFFKDLPDFRVLVCGGDGTVGWILDAIDKASFSNPPPVAVLPLGTGNDLARCLRWGGGYDGENLSKILKDLELSETVYMDRWSVEVIPLDPQEKSDPVPYNIINNYFSIGVDASIAHRFHIMREKHPEKFNSRMKNKLWYLEFATSESIFSTCKKLEESVSVEVRFGHFSNMA, encoded by the exons ATGTTGAAAAACGGGGGCCCCTTAAGCCCCAAGGACTTTGCTCAATTACAGGAATATATGGAAT ATTCAACCAAGAAAGTCAGTGATGTCCTAGCTCTGTTCAATGAAGATGGAGAATTGGCTCAGTATCTCCAGGGAGAT TCCATAGGATATGAAGGGTTTCAGCTCTTCCTGAAAGCCTACCTGGAGGTGAATAATGTTCCTCCACAACTGAGCCAAGCACTTTTTGGGTCCTTCCAGACTATAGAGTCTCAAAAACAAGGTGATGAACAAG AAGTAGCCTTGATCTGTCTCAGTGATGTCTCCTGCTATTTCTCCTTACTGGAAGGTGGACGGCCTGAAGACAAGCTAGAAT TTACCTTCAAGCTATATGATACAGACAGAAATGGACTTTTGGACAGCTCG GAAGTGGACAGAATTATCACCCAAATGATGCGTGTGGCAAGATATCTGGACTGGGATGTAACTGAGCTGAGACCA ATTTTGCAGGAGATGATGAAAGAGATTGACTATGATGGCAGTGGTACAGTCTCTCTGGCTGAGTGGGTACGAGGTGGATCTACCACTGTGCCTCTGCTGGTGCTGTTGGGACTAGAGGTG AGCTTGAAGGATGATGGGCAGCACATGTGGCGACTGAAGCAATTTTCCCGTCCAGCTTATTGTAATGTATGTGAGACAATGCTGCTCGGGATAACCAAGCGGGGACTCTCTTGTACCT ttTGTAAATTCACAGTACATGAGCGCTGTGCCAAGAAGGCTTCTCCCTGTGAAGTCAGCACCTATGCCAAGTCCAAGAAAGACACTGGT GCCCAGACCCATGTGTGGGTTCGTGGAGGCTGTGACTCTGGACGCTGTGACTGTTGCCAAAAGAAGATAAGGAATTTCCAAAGCCTGACAGGACTGCATTGTGTGTGGTGCCATTTCCAG ATCCATGAGGATTGTCTCTCTACCATGAGCCCTGAATGTGACTGTGGGATGCTCCGTGACCACATCCTGCCTCCCTCAGCCATCTATCCTTGTATCCTG GACCGCCAGAACTTGAGCTCCAGGAATGTGGATGAATTACAACATTTGGTCCCTGATGGGCAGGCCCTGCGG ATTATTCCAGTCCCCAACACCCACCCACTCCTCGTCTTTGTAAACCCCAAAAGTGGTGGGAAGCAGGGGGAAAG GGTCCTTCGAAAGTTCCAGTACCTGCTGAATCCACGACAGGTTTACAACCTTGCAAAGGGGGGTCCCGAACCAGG GCTCAAGTTCTTCAAGGACCTCCCAGATTTCCGGGTATTGGTATGTGGAGGAGACGGCACAGTAGGCTGGATCCTAGATGCCATTG ACAAGGCCAGCTTCTCTAACCCACCACCAGTAGCTGTGCTTCCCCTAGGCACAGGGAACGACCTAGCTCGATGCCTAAGATGGGGAGGAG GTTATGATGGGGAGAACTTATCGAAGATACTCAAGGACTTAGAGTTAAGTGAAACAGTATATATGGATCGATGGTCTGTGGAGGTGATTCCTCTGGACCCCCAAGAAAAGAGTGATCCAGTTCCCTACAACATCATCAACAATTACTTCTCCATTGGTGTG GATGCCTCTATTGCTCACCGATTTCATATCATGAGGGAGAAACATCCTGAGAAGTTCAACAGCAG GATGAAGAACAAGCTGTGGTACTTGGAGTTCGCCACATCTGAGTCCATCTTCTCCACATGCAAAAAGCTGGAAGAGTCTGTTTCAGTGGAGGTGAGGTTTGGACACTTTTCAAACATGGCCTGA